aattacaatatttctGATAAATATCTTGGTACGAATACAATAGAATCTAACAAGTAGAGATATAGAGAGCTtctgggaaaaaaataaaacagcaaCAAGGAGGCGTTGCCAATTATAGATCCTTCATTTTTGGAGTACGATACCACTACATTTACATATCACTGACTTACGTCACTGATACTTCCTCCTGCATGCATGGCACACATAGTATCCCATTGACTGTGTGTGCATGTATGTGTATGTGTATTCTTGTATGTATTAGGCATTGGACTGTGACGCATGGTGAATTTGAATTATCGTTTTAAAAACAAACACCAGTACAATGCACCGGTATGTGTGTGGGACTGGTGATATATAGCAACGGGAATTATAtgcaaatagatatagtttcaCGTGTGAAGTATTTTTATCCTACTTTTGTCTTGGTTTGATGATGTTTTAATTGGAGTTCAAAGTCATTTTGTTTCTCACTGTCACTGGGAGTGTAACTGTTTAGTGTTGCATTGTAcaatttcatttctcaacttGTGAGTATACTTTTCAAATCGGCTCTCTACACTTCAAGATTTTATCAATAGCTGGTATTTTGTGCAgattaaagaaaatagaaaggACTTGGGAAGAAGATGGATAAAATAGCAGATGTAGAGAGAGAAAAACTGATTTATCAGCTAATTCTCTGTGCGTCAGCAGAGACGATGAATAAATCCTGGTTTCCATAGTGATAGCATGAATTTGAAGACAGTATCCAAAAATGTTCATGAAGTAATGATTGAATGTATGGATTCTTCaatttaaatcttatcttataCATTCATAGTGAGTGTGAGACCGTTTTATTTTTCTATGATCGATTGCATTacttatttatctttatttctttttggctCCTTTGCAGTGACCAGCAACTGGCTGCAGATCCAAGTGATCTGTTAAAGGATTCCAATTCTAACACACCAAAGACTGCAGAGTCTACACCTCCAAAGGATATCCAGACAAGTACTCCAACCCCATCAACACCTACTCTACAATCGCCCAGTACAACCCCTCGTGGAGGGAAACCAAGTCCACCACCTAAACCAAATACAACACCTAAAACACCCAGGAGAACTCCCCCACCTCGTCAAGACTCACTGCACACTTCACCAACCCCTGAGTTGGCTGTTAAAGGAAGTCCCCGTCCTATTCCAAGAAGAAAACCAAAACCAGAAACCAGAACTATTGCAATTCAGACTGATAATTCCCATACACCATCAACCTCGACAGATTCACCTCAAATACAGGGATCACCAGCAAGGGTCTTTCCAACTCAAGCAAGTATAACGATTCCTGAGCAGGCTGTTCTACGACAGTCTACACCTCACACTAGGGTCAGTCGAGCTGTTTCTATTGCTGTTGATTCTCCTACTACTCATCTTGCTGGTACCTCACAGGAGAAACCTACCAAGATCAGATGGGACCTCTCACCTAGTCCAAGGAATAGGGCATCATTGAGAAGAGAAAAGTCGATCAAGCAACGGAGAGAAGAGGAACGTCTAATTAAGCAGTCTAGAGTTCTTGGTAGTTCATATGAACTATCTCCTGATCTTCAACAAAAACAGGTTGGCCTAAATCATCATTCCAATCATCTTGATCAGcagtttatttgcattttaggTCTACCTTTAAAACAACTTTTTTGTTGCTTTCCTTTGCAAGACAACATAAAATCTTTTGTACAACAATCAGCTACAAATTATATTATGAAATACTATTTTCTTTAAGTTGTGAAATGCATTGTTAATTTCCCTCATATTAAGTTTACTTTTGATCAAAACAATTACAATgcttatttactgtatatttgtAGTAATGAATAAGGGTTTGTTTATAGTCTAGATTTCTATGTGTTGTTGCATTTTCTCCATTCATCAATCATTTACTATCTTAAGCATTATGTAATATCCAAAGTCCAAAGTTCAAGAATGTATTTTTGTACACCACAGAGACGATGTAAATgagtgcttgatttttttataatagatctgtccattctaaaaaaaaacccaacactTAGCAGTCATACGATTTCCATTTTCATGGTCTAGTCCATTTTGAAAGAATAGGGAAGAGCAGCATATGTCGATGTCAATGAGAGGGAATGCTATGAGCCAATTGACAGGTGTGAGCAAACAATGTATAAcagtacagtgttgaaatctaTCAGTGTATAGTCAACATGTGTTGGGCGTACAACAGGATGTTAATTTGTGGCCCACAAGTAGGATTTTAACCAATAATTAGCTGTACATTTGATAACACTGGGTGGAGTACAACAGGCATTTTCTGATTTCACTTGAAGAGAGATAGGAATATAATAATTTTCTCTCTGATCAGGTAAGTTACAACTTTCcctagtttatttttcttaatttgacTTGAGATAATGATCTATTGactacaaaatatttttcatattgagaaattaaatgtgtttttttttatactgtttttcatttttatacaggTTGAGATGCTAGAGAAGCGTTATGGTGGTCGTGCCAAGGCTCAGAAAGCAGCTCTAGTAATTCAACAAGCATATCGCAAGCATGAACTTCAGAAAGAATTCCAGCGACTCCGGAGAACACGTTCTGATTCGCGGATCTCAAGCTATCTAAAGAACTACTCTGCTAAGGTTCACTCTAAATATAGCAATCGTGCAAGGGTAATGGTCATAGAAGATGCTGATTCATCAACTCCTGTGATCAAAGATACAAAAGGAACTATGAGAAAATTGGAAAAATCAATTGATGAGGGGGCAGAAGAGCTTGCCAGTATAACTAGAGAACTTGAGTCCCAAGCAAAACAAGCTATAAATGAGAGCAGTATATCCCCTGTTGTGCGTTCAACACCAACAGAGCAGCATCGGAATAATAGCAATAACGTCTTTCCGAAGGGAATAGTCACTCCTAAAGACAAGGGTAGCAGTGGAGAAGTTGATGAAGTAAAAGAGGGAAGTGGGAAGAAAGTTGTTGTCACTCTGACAATGACAAGGCACAATTCATCTACAGAACTCCAAGAACGTAGTACACCACCCCGATCAGAAAAGACCATCATTACTCAGAAAGATGTTATAAGAGTTCAGTCACAGGAGGTATGGAAGTCCCCTCCCACCAAAGGCTCTtcctcaccaccaccaccgaTCTCACCTGGTAGTTCACCTCCAAGTGGTGGTAGGGCAGTCACTAAAATTATCACTACAAATAGTACAAGTGAGAAACAGGTAGCAAGGAAAATATGCATACCTGACATATCAGGGAGCCCTCCAGTAGCTCAGAACATTAGCCCAGGAGCCGGTGTCCATGTTCCAAGTCCAGTGGTAGTAAGGGCGAGTGAGATGCCATCAAGTACCCATTGTGGGTTTGTACTGACTGGAATCAAAGATAACTCTATTGGTAATGGAAGTGAAAGCCCTAAAATCAGCAGGCCTATCAAGACTGTTTCTGTAGGTAATGATGTCATGTCTCCTGTTATTGATCGTAAGATTGTCAAGAAAGAGAGTCCTATGGTTCAGTCTCCCCCTATGGGGGTACTTAGGGAATCAAGAAAGTCCCTTGACCAGGCAGCTGAGAAAAGTCATGTTTCCCCATCGACTGAACATGTGGAAGTTGGGCAAGATAGCAGTTATTCCCGCCACCCAACAAGGACAGATTCAAATGTTGTAACACAGGAAGTGGGAGACAGGAAGCAGCGTGTAGGTATTGAACAGTCAATAGAAACTAATTCTCTACGAGCCAGCCACACGCCAGTTAGCATGAGACAGGAAAGCAGTACAGATAAGAAGAGAGAGTCTGTAAGTAGTAGTGGAAGTACTTGTACAGAGGGTGATGTAAACATGGAATACATACTAGGTGGTCGAAGATTGACCAACATACGAGCAGATGATAGTGTATCAACTACATCAACTGTTAGTGGTGAGAGCTTTGAGGTCATCAATGTTGAACATAGTAGCTCTTCAGATGTACCATCTGTTGTTGTGGCGACGCCTGAGGGCTCACTCATGGATTTTATCCACTCAACGGATTCTGAAGGATCAGATACAGAGGGTGAATTTAGATCACGTTCTCACTCGGGATCATTAGGCAAAAACCAAAATGTTGCAATCACAGCTAAAAGACGCATGGCCAAAGCCAATAGCACCGGACAAATGAACTCACCAGTGTGGAAACGTAAGAATCAAGATACTAGGATAGGAACACGGAATGGAACACTTATGAATGGATCAGCTACTCCTGTTAGAATGACAAGATCAGACACTGGTGATAGTATGAGCAGTGAGAGTAGTGGATCATCTAAATATACCTTCCCTGATGACTCAAGCATATCAGAGAGTAATGACACATTACCAGGAGAGATAGAAGAATTATGTGAAAAAAGACCATTAGTTCCATCATTATCAATTCCTATGACACCATCCAGAAGAAGGAGATATAGAGTTGGAATAAACCTATTCAACAAGTGAGTATGCATTCATCTATGAATTCATTTAATCATGCTATATCCATTGCTAAACAATTTTGAATCATGCATATATACTAttgtaaatttatattatttactaagcaccatttcttttttattattagaaaGGCGATTAAATAAGTCCACCTATCTAAACACGATTAAGGAATAGGGAGTAGAAGTTTAACACAAATTTTCCTTTGCTATTTATTTTAGCATTGAATGTCCactatgtatatattatattatacaaCTAAAACATATTCACAAAATTTACCGGTTTAAGAACATATGGTTATGATTTAATTGGAGATAGCAAGGAGAGGATGATATATGGTCATATGATTGTCGTAACAAATTCATCCAGTTAATAGTAATAGGAAAAATGAGGAATGGTTCATTATAAAATTCTaaacactattttttttctctcttccacagggattttatttatcattcaacATAACAAAACATCTTTTCCATAGCAAATCAAATTTATGGCagtaaaatgtgataaaacaagaaaagaaataacTGTTGGTTCACATTGTAATGTATGAAGAAACAAATAATCAGTATTTTGTATCATgacaaacttgtttttagatAGGTGTAACTATATTCAGGACAAGTAATCTTTGATGACAATCATAAATTTGATTTAACTTCTGGTTTATGCATTAATAACAAAACTCTGTCTTTCCAAGAGATTTCTATGAATGAAGTAATCATTTTATATCCTCTTTTACAAGGTTTCAttatgaaaaaggaaatgatgGAATAAAACCATAGCCATTTGGAGATTTATATCAATACTTTCTACTCATGATACGTTTTAGGAAATGAAAactaattcatttttttaaagatagggGCGTTGCCATGATTGATACAATAAAAGAACCCACCTTCAATTTAGGTTgtaatatgtgtgtgtgtaaaatttaCTTGTGATTGCAATACcattactttttaaaatgattcatcaactgaaagctTGTATATAAACAGGGTTTTTCCCCATTTCTCATGTATGGCCAAGTTGAATCAATTAatctttatttaatttattgttaGATAAGTGGGTTTCCTAATATTTTAAacctttaatgaataaattctAATCCAAATGTCAAATATATCTTAGGCCTATAGATACTTTATCATGAGGTCCATTGAAATACTTGGTAAACAATAATAAATCTTGTCCTGTTTTACTTAATCATCGACTGAAAAATGATTGAATGAAATCATGGAAAGTGTTCTGGATTTCTAGATACTCATCTGAAAGCTATGTTACCAGGTATCATCCAAGGAAGTCTTTGTTAGGAATGATTTGAATTCAAAGAATTATTTCAGGTTTCAGGGattccctattcatattttgcAAACAGGAAGGCAATAGTGTCCAGATGTTTTTTCCTTAGCCTTTTAAAAGAAAGTCATGCTGTAAAACGTTCAAATGAAATCAGATCATAGAGCAGGAAATAGTTTTGACGTCATTGTGGGTACCCCCTACCCATGCCATGCTGTGATCTTCCTTAACACTCAACAATCAGGGTATGGCTTTAATGGTCTTACCATTAACTTTAGCCTAATAATTCAGACTACACAATTAATTCCctgtatttttaaaattcttttacATATAATATAAGTGGTGCAGTTATAGTTAAACAGTCATTATTAAGCAGATGAGAAATGTATTGACATCATAATGTCTTTGTTTCTTGGCCTTACTAGATGGAAGTTCAGATATGGCCAATCGATGGATGTCTACATTACAGGGTGGGGTCCAGTTTGAATACTTCAAGTCATGATAGTATTATCTGATTGAGTTGGAATGCTCAATATGCTTGTCTTTAATTAATCAAACATTCCAGATGGGCATTTCTTTGATATTTGTGTCCTTCAATAATTAATTGACAAGGGCACTTGTTTGAATAAGGgttattgtatatattgtagAGCCTTGTGTAGATTCCCTACATTTCTTTAGTGAATACTAAAGGAAGGATGATATAGGGAAACTGATATTGATACAGCTTGTGTTATTTAATTCCTCTCTGAAATATCTCTTCCTGAGACTTAAATATTAGTGTTACAGAGATTAATTGGTACAAAGTTTATGTCCATAATGATAAGACTTTCTCGCAAAAGCTCTATACAAAGTAAGTAAATTTCTGTTTAATTGAACAATTGGCAATGGAACTTCACAATAACATGTACAAGGATATTAAAAGGTTGTAATGCATGACATGTGTGCAACTAcagccattttttattaattagcaGAATGGGATATTTCATGTCTCCTACTTGCTAGTAACCAAACCAAAAACCCAAACAATCTTTAGttaatgattataatttctAAACAGTTTCCAAAATATCTGCtgtatgataattatgattgatatatattaaaGTATGCTttgcatttcattgtttttgttGATTACTTGAGTAAATATAAATGTACTGCACAGATGCAATAAACAACACAGATTAGTAAAATGATTTCATGATCCAAATCACAGAAGGAAGCATGCCAGGCAATTGGTTCTCTTATACTTTACATCTCTTTCctcttgccattttttttcagttcctagagacatatttgcatttatttaaaaaaatgaatgtattaTCTTTGTATTAACCAATATCTACCATCAATGTCCAAAGTCCTGATATCATTGAGCAACAAACAATGTTGAGACAAATTTATATTCCCTAAATCAAACTGTTTTTATTGTATATGCTAGTGATGTAATTATCAGGCTTTTACAAATGTAATCTTTCTCAATTTGCCCCAAA
This genomic interval from Lytechinus pictus isolate F3 Inbred chromosome 3, Lp3.0, whole genome shotgun sequence contains the following:
- the LOC129256704 gene encoding IQ motif and SEC7 domain-containing protein 1-like isoform X2, translated to MLEKRYGGRAKAQKAALVIQQAYRKHELQKEFQRLRRTRSDSRISSYLKNYSAKVHSKYSNRARVMVIEDADSSTPVIKDTKGTMRKLEKSIDEGAEELASITRELESQAKQAINESSISPVVRSTPTEQHRNNSNNVFPKGIVTPKDKGSSGEVDEVKEGSGKKVVVTLTMTRHNSSTELQERSTPPRSEKTIITQKDVIRVQSQEVWKSPPTKGSSSPPPPISPGSSPPSGGRAVTKIITTNSTSEKQVARKICIPDISGSPPVAQNISPGAGVHVPSPVVVRASEMPSSTHCGFVLTGIKDNSIGNGSESPKISRPIKTVSVGNDVMSPVIDRKIVKKESPMVQSPPMGVLRESRKSLDQAAEKSHVSPSTEHVEVGQDSSYSRHPTRTDSNVVTQEVGDRKQRVGIEQSIETNSLRASHTPVSMRQESSTDKKRESVSSSGSTCTEGDVNMEYILGGRRLTNIRADDSVSTTSTVSGESFEVINVEHSSSSDVPSVVVATPEGSLMDFIHSTDSEGSDTEGEFRSRSHSGSLGKNQNVAITAKRRMAKANSTGQMNSPVWKRKNQDTRIGTRNGTLMNGSATPVRMTRSDTGDSMSSESSGSSKYTFPDDSSISESNDTLPGEIEELCEKRPLVPSLSIPMTPSRRRRYRVGINLFNKKPEKGIKFLIENRFIENSPHEVAKFLLKRTGFSKQKIGEYLGNLQKEFNQMVLECFVEAMEFKGLTIDEALRKFQMSFLLPGEAQKIERLMEAFSKRYCYCNAEFANSFHNLDTIFILSFAIIMLTTDLHNPNVKPERKMRMSDFIKNLSGIDNEHDLDPELLTGIYERIKKKAFQPGEDHVTAVRKLEANIMGEKPFPLAEPHRRLVSSCSLLEVNDPTKKDKKHIREVFLLNDMILITKLYKKKTGAILGYKKKVLLQGATVLEFSSQHYPYGIRLVSRQDKTLASFCASHPDDRTKFVGDIRECILEIEEMESLRIEAELERQKMIRKSQASTSDSGVGLDTESLASTQNLSGSMDSLAPPLKDGSLKRTTLSNSLMDLKEAANKSDHRSSVSSLDSGVPIDINATMPLPKKSRSPLPSSMWGRKKQVPTNRGPPGITPSPHAESNA
- the LOC129256704 gene encoding IQ motif and SEC7 domain-containing protein 1-like isoform X1 gives rise to the protein MLVLFIYVKMTLEDDIQQSDQQLAADPSDLLKDSNSNTPKTAESTPPKDIQTSTPTPSTPTLQSPSTTPRGGKPSPPPKPNTTPKTPRRTPPPRQDSLHTSPTPELAVKGSPRPIPRRKPKPETRTIAIQTDNSHTPSTSTDSPQIQGSPARVFPTQASITIPEQAVLRQSTPHTRVSRAVSIAVDSPTTHLAGTSQEKPTKIRWDLSPSPRNRASLRREKSIKQRREEERLIKQSRVLGSSYELSPDLQQKQVEMLEKRYGGRAKAQKAALVIQQAYRKHELQKEFQRLRRTRSDSRISSYLKNYSAKVHSKYSNRARVMVIEDADSSTPVIKDTKGTMRKLEKSIDEGAEELASITRELESQAKQAINESSISPVVRSTPTEQHRNNSNNVFPKGIVTPKDKGSSGEVDEVKEGSGKKVVVTLTMTRHNSSTELQERSTPPRSEKTIITQKDVIRVQSQEVWKSPPTKGSSSPPPPISPGSSPPSGGRAVTKIITTNSTSEKQVARKICIPDISGSPPVAQNISPGAGVHVPSPVVVRASEMPSSTHCGFVLTGIKDNSIGNGSESPKISRPIKTVSVGNDVMSPVIDRKIVKKESPMVQSPPMGVLRESRKSLDQAAEKSHVSPSTEHVEVGQDSSYSRHPTRTDSNVVTQEVGDRKQRVGIEQSIETNSLRASHTPVSMRQESSTDKKRESVSSSGSTCTEGDVNMEYILGGRRLTNIRADDSVSTTSTVSGESFEVINVEHSSSSDVPSVVVATPEGSLMDFIHSTDSEGSDTEGEFRSRSHSGSLGKNQNVAITAKRRMAKANSTGQMNSPVWKRKNQDTRIGTRNGTLMNGSATPVRMTRSDTGDSMSSESSGSSKYTFPDDSSISESNDTLPGEIEELCEKRPLVPSLSIPMTPSRRRRYRVGINLFNKKPEKGIKFLIENRFIENSPHEVAKFLLKRTGFSKQKIGEYLGNLQKEFNQMVLECFVEAMEFKGLTIDEALRKFQMSFLLPGEAQKIERLMEAFSKRYCYCNAEFANSFHNLDTIFILSFAIIMLTTDLHNPNVKPERKMRMSDFIKNLSGIDNEHDLDPELLTGIYERIKKKAFQPGEDHVTAVRKLEANIMGEKPFPLAEPHRRLVSSCSLLEVNDPTKKDKKHIREVFLLNDMILITKLYKKKTGAILGYKKKVLLQGATVLEFSSQHYPYGIRLVSRQDKTLASFCASHPDDRTKFVGDIRECILEIEEMESLRIEAELERQKMIRKSQASTSDSGVGLDTESLASTQNLSGSMDSLAPPLKDGSLKRTTLSNSLMDLKEAANKSDHRSSVSSLDSGVPIDINATMPLPKKSRSPLPSSMWGRKKQVPTNRGPPGITPSPHAESNA